TACAAAGTAGTAAATgggactccactagtctccaaaatacctaCCGTGCGAAGGATCCACTGGGATCGGTTTatgaaatcctgagcatcctttgTCTCAGTCGCCCGAGCCTCCCAAACCGCTCAAGCCTCTTCTGCTCTTCGTCACTCATCGGTGGACCACCTTGGCCTAAGAAACTACAACTGgatgggctggtagtacccccaatTTCTGAAGTCTCTGATGAACTACCTGCTCTGTAATATGGGCGGAGGgtgtctgagcacctcccccggtcTAAGATGTGATTGGCGCGGCCGGAACTgaaactgcctgagcaaggctagtgcataaagttaatatctgggccaaagcctcctgaaggttggaatcacaatgggcacagctggtgcctgagctagtcccaccagctcaaccacatctggtgtctgctcctgagctggagcaactggtggatctacatATGcgctctagctgctgtacgagctTCAGCTCGGCCTCCACCACGgcccggcctctcgcagccctaactggtggtactggtggccgtccgTCCGATCTggtagcacatgtcctcaccCTCTGTGAGAGAATAGTATAGTAGAGAGTACAAAAAAATAGCATTTCGCGACGGACGTATTCCGTCACTAAACATGTTATTTCCGTCGCTAAACCAGTTTAGCGATGAATTAGCGACATATTCAAGTTGGTCTCTAAAGTGCTCGTAGCTAAACTCATAGCGACGAAAAATACAAACCGTCGCAGATCTAGCGACGGATTAGCGAGGCAATATATCTATAGCAAAAGATTAGCTACCGAAAAACCATCGCTATTTTGCTTGGTTTTGTCGCTATTTTGACTAATTTTGTTGCTACAATTCATAATAAAATTAGTCGTTTGTTCTGATTAGCAACGAAAGAATCTGTCACTAGTTCTTCCTGCTTTTAGCGATAAAAATTGTTTGTCGCCAATTCGTTGCAAGATTTAATTTTATGCGTTAATTTTAGCTACGAAAAATATCCGTcgctaatttttttaaatttttaatttatttattatttaaaatgtaCCCTGTTCAAGCATATTACAAAAATACtattaaatataattaattaaaagtgATTGATATTAATATAAATTAACATTCAACAAGGTCCAAAATATATATCATAACTGTATCGTTAAGTATAAAACATCCATAAGCACCAAcaataaagtctaaacaaaatagGCTAACTATGTGAAGCTGGAGAGTCATGGTCATCATCAGAACCCAATGCATGAACCTCATCAATGTTAGTAGCAGTAGAAGAGGTAGGAACTGTAGGTGCCACATCTGATGGGTGGTTGGTAAGATTAATATTTGGCTGATGCGAGGGTAAAGAAACTAATTCGCGTACCCGCTCAACGATTATAGGAACTATATGATCTGTCAGTACATGAATCAATCGTGTCACTAAGTCATCCAGATTCCCTATCGGTGTTGATTGAGCATTTGAAGGTGCTGCTGAGGAAGTTGCATCAGATCCAAAAGAGTCACGAAGATTTGGCCCGTAGTAGCATTTTTCTTGGGATCCAAGACTATatactcttcttttcttttctcctccCGCAGCTTCATAATATGCTTTACACTGATCAATATCAGATTGACTCTGTGTTTGTTGTTGTAATATTTCCTGATACTTTTCCTACAGAAGAGTTAATAATTAGTGAAATTGAAACATTAAAAAATATTGAGTATacaatttacaaaataaaaaaagatatgaaagtaaagtcaataaaattatttaaaaagtttACTTACATGTACGATTCGAGATTTCTCACCATCAAAATTTTTTGTATTATTACCATGTGTATGGACGTGCAAATATATCTCACTTGGTGTTGGATCTCGACCCTTTTTAATAGGCTatacaaaatatattaaattcaaAAGATTGGCAAAAAGACGTTTATATAAAAATGAGATTGAAAAATAATATAGAGAAAAAGAAGCAACTTAAGTAGAATAGAGAAACTAAAAACTAAATAAGTTCCACTTTTAAAATCTTGTTAGTTTAAGGCCTAAGAACTTTTTTCTTTGGTGCCAAAATCTGTCTACTAGCTTAGTACTAGCTTATGATAAGTCAAACTTCCAATAGTGTCACAAGGATGCATGTTTCGTGAAATAAACCTTACTACTGTTTTTTATTTCATATCATTCGCCATGAAATCAAAAACAGAAAAATTGAATGGCTGTAACGGATGTACACATTCATTTAATAGTTAATAGTACTATTTGGCCAATTCCTTTAACAAACATTTTTTCAATTGTTAAGAAAGGTGCACTAATTGTTAAGAAAGGTTCACTCTTGTAAATAGAAAGGTCAACAACTAGCAATAAATAAATCAACACCTAAAATCCCTTCATCGAGCTGCTAACTTCAATTTAGGCACACACTGACAACCCATatttttcaaaaagaaatttTTAAACAATAATTTCAAGCACAGAATATTAAAAACAGAACAAGAGGCAATCCACAACTCACAACTTCAGGCAACCGAACTTAAATAAGATTTTCAGATTCTAATTAGTGCAAACTTAAATGATATTTTCAGATATTTTATATACACTTACAAGTATCTTGCGATGCTCTCCAACACTGATAAAGCCACCCGTGTAAGTCCCAGTGGTAACTCCACTCCCACCACCACAATGATTGTTTGCATTTATTACTGACTTTTCAACACACTTAGGATCTTTCCAAAGTCTAATCCAACTTTGCCACACATCATTTGGAATAGATTTCCGTTGCACCCCATTTTATTTTAGTTTGCTAATAAAATATCTGTATTGTTTTGCTGCCCTATGATCCCATTGGTTCCACACAACAATATCAATTGAAGAATCCCAGTAGAATACCTTCTGAAATAATTTTGTAAAGTAATAACATTAATAAGTTACATATAAAAGTTAATATACTTTTTAAATTCAATTATGATGGATTATACTTTGAATTCtccaaaataaaatctttttgtctcATCCAAGATGTTTTTCCAATTGATTCCATTAGGATCAAGTTCATGCTTGAAAGAATTAGTTATACACTCAGAGCATTCTCTTGAAGGTTCTAACCTGAACAAATTAGAAGACATTATTCCAAGGCATACCATATATCAATAACAATATATCAAAAATAATAGTACAAGGATGGACTAACCTAGTGGGAGAAATAGTAAGAAGCGTCCATGGCCCACGGGTACTGCTACATTCAACTTCGCCTATTAGGTTGCTTTGAGAAGATGTACCCTAGCCTATTGTGTTGCTCAGATTAGGTACAATTGGAGATGATTCCAAATTAATGGGTGGGATACTACCATGGCCTGATGTTTGAACTTGATTGATGTGATCTGGTCCACCAGAGGAACTGGTTCCACCTTCTTGAGGACTAGTTGTGGGAATGAGAATAGTAGGCATGTTTTAACGAGTAGCACCATTACTCCTAACTGTAGATTTGCTTACACGACCTGCACTGCCTCGGCCTCTCCCTCGAGGCATGTCcacaaaatatatgaaaataaagaAGGATATGATACAATGCATATCTAACTGTATTATTAATCTAAACTTTATTAACAAACAACATCTTATACCACTTATAATCACTCTTATACCACTTATTAGTAAACTATATACTCACTCTTATACAACTAATATCATTTATTAGCAAACAACAACTTACTTTATTAGCAAACATCAGCTTTCTAATTCCTGTTTtcttaacttttttctttttggaagaCTAATACCAATCATGTTAGAAAGAAGGGAATCTAGCCTATACCATTTATGGTAGTTTAAATGAACATACATATACAATAAGAAGGCTTTGATTGTTTAAATTGAGACTTAAAAATATACTTATCTGAATCCTTGCCATAAATGGTGGAAACCAAAATACGGTCTCAAGTAGCTTATCCAATCACATCAGGCATGAACATCATTATTTAGtatcaatttaaataatttcatGGCCCACAAAAGCAAACTGGAATGATGAAAGAGAATTAATCAATGTCTCTATTGAAATACTTGCCGTCACAAGCTTTTCTAATGCGACTGGCAGCCAAATATAAACCTACTATCTTAGCCCTCTCTATCCTTATATATGAGTGTATGGATAATTTAGCAAGTCAAATTACATTAGTAAATTCCAATCTATGGCAGCCAAATATAAACCTACTGTCTTAGCCCTCTCTATCCTTATATATGAGCGCATGGATAATTTAGCAAGTTAGATTACATTAGTAAATTCCAATCTATAGAAATCAAGAAATAAATTAGCAAAGAATATCAATGTCTGAGAACAACAATTATGCATTTCCTATTGAATTTTGACAACCGGAGACTTTCCAACTGGGGATGATaaatgccacgacccaaaatctaacccgtcgtgatagcgcctatcgtgatactaggcaagccgacatctccaaatattttcaacatttaacagaaacgaattaatatatttaaaataaccagagtctttcataaaaatggggtaaaacccaaagcataagtgcgaaaaaatagcccgacatcggggtgtcactgagtcatgagcatctagatatccagtctaatacaaacaatgtctaagtatcggtacagaaaagaaagaaacatagaaggagagacaaggtctgcggatgccgacaactacctcgtagtctccggtactcgatcgcgcacgaactcaacgacctccctGATCAAccacacttggatctgcacatgaagtgtagggtgtagcatgagtacaaccaactcagcaagtaacagaaataaataaggaactgagaaggtggtgacgagctatacaaatacaattcattttcaataattccaacaaggaATAGACATtctttcaaatctggcagttcaaatcaaatcagttttatacagttaaagtgcgGGGTAAATTCGGATATAgagtctttcagaaatttcacgataatgacagatagcaactaagtgtatcaacaaatgaaaaagtaAGTACGGTCTCTCagggcagcagtcactcaactcgtcacaacaactcaatcactcggctctcagccctcagtactcacactcaataggtacctgcgctcattcggggtgtgcagactccggaggggctcctttctgcccaagcgctatatcgctgcagcgtgcagcctgactaaatcatataagtaaccataaggctcgttgcggcgtgcatcccgatccacatTTCATAAATAGtcataaggctcattgcggcatgcaacccaatccatataccctcacatagctcacaactcggaactcaggccctatctcagtcactagcCTCTCCAGCTCTCACGGGCTTCCAGAGaatcatacaaatcagccaaaagagataataacaagtgtcaacaaaaaacaaaaggaaacaGAGATATGATTTGCAAGTAGCACTGTGACTGAGTTCAAGACAACAAATAGAAGTTAATTCAACAAGTACTCGACTGCTACGGGTCCCAACAATGATAACATATGGCCTatgcatggtttctaacatgaatggcagtcaaatttctataagaCGGagagaacatgtaattaacaataagctattcgactttacagtctcgcgggatggaccaagtcacaatcccccaaggtgcacgcccacacgcccgtcacctagcatgtgcgtcacctccaaaacaatcacatcatac
The DNA window shown above is from Nicotiana tomentosiformis chromosome 8, ASM39032v3, whole genome shotgun sequence and carries:
- the LOC138896771 gene encoding uncharacterized protein codes for the protein MFVKGIGQIPIKKGRDPTPSEIYLHVHTHGNNTKNFDGEKSRIVHEKYQEILQQQTQSQSDIDQCKAYYEAAGGEKKRRVYSLGSQEKCYYGPNLRDSFGSDATSSAAPSNAQSTPIGNLDDLVTRLIHVLTDHIVPIIVERVRELVSLPSHQPNINLTNHPSDVAPTVPTSSTATNIDEVHALGSDDDHDSPASHS